The following proteins come from a genomic window of Amphiura filiformis chromosome 16, Afil_fr2py, whole genome shotgun sequence:
- the LOC140172478 gene encoding cytochrome P450 2U1-like yields the protein MTMFYQLVQNLIMQDSTTVLFALIAFTLLFLTIRSNRKPSKKFPPGPLYRWPILGNLPSLNPKAPFKGLNQLAQKYGPVFRLQFGSIPVVVLNDSVSIRQAFLRQAEEFDDRPKLLVFEIGYPGKGLITAHSSLAQRTRRRFALSAFRDLGMGKSRLEEQITEEIQRLCNFISKHEGKAFSPFRPLDVVTCNVVCCLVFGHGFDYDDPKLLRILNFLAQVFKDSSTIANFVPWMRYLPFSGYQNIKRLGPKNEEFYKEMIKIGRDNYTRGDSRTFIDMYLDIQEKTQDENPDNAELFDDENLLACISDLFAAGTETSSTTLKWGLLYMVLQPDIQEKIHAEMDSEVGRNRLPTLKDRPRLLYTEATLLEIQRLGSITPIGVPRAATIDTKLYGYDIEQGTMIMPNLWAVHHDERIWKEAESFKPERFIDSDGKLNRREELIPFSIGKRKCLGEQLALMELFLIFTHLLHKFSFRLPEGAQPSLEPEMGATLVPQEYKVVAVPR from the exons ATGACGATGTTTTATCAACTAGTTCAGAATCTTATCATGCAGGACTCGACAACGGTTCTCTTCGCTTTAATAGCTTTTACGTTACTATTCCTTACCATCAGAAGTAATCGGAAACCATCCAAGAAGTTTCCTCCAGGGCCCTTATATAGGTGGCCTATATTAGGGAACCTACCAAGTCTAAACCCAAAAGCGCCGTTTAAAGGACTCAATCAATTGGCGCAAAAATACGGACCAGTTTTCCGCCTTCAATTTGGATCTATTCCGGTGGTTGTTCTAAACGATTCTGTGTCGATACGACAGGCGTTTCTAAGACAAGCTGAGGAATTTGATGACAGACCTAAACTTCTTGTTTTTGAAATAGGATATCCCGGAAAAG GGTTAATTACCGCACACAGTAGCCTAGCTCAAAGAACACGACGACGATTTGCGTTATCTGCTTTCCGTGATCTTGGAATGGGAAAGTCTAGACTGGAAGAGCAAATCACTGAAGAAATCCAACGTTTATGCAATTTTATATCTAAACATGAAGGAAAGGCGTTCTCACCATTTCGACCTTTGGATGTGGTGACTTGTAATGTCGTGTGCTGTCTTGTTTTCGGACATGGCTTTGATTATGACGATCCAAAACTATTGCGCATTCTCAACTTTCTGGCACAAGTCTTTAAAGATTCTTCTACTATTGCAAACTTCGTCCCATGGATGCGATACTTGCCATTCTCAGgatatcaaaatatcaagcgACTAGGCCCTAAAAATGAAGAGTTTTATAAAGAAATGATTAAAATCGGTCGTGACAATTACACTCGTGGAGATTCACGTACTTTTATCGATATGTATTTAGATATTCAGGAAAAAACTCAGGATGAAAATCCTGACAATGCTGAATTGTTTGACGATGAAAACTTGCTAGCGTGCATAAGTGATCTGTTTGCTGCTGGAACAGAGACATCGTCCACTACACTTAAATGGGGTTTGCTTTACATGGTACTACAACCTGACATCCAAGAAAAGATTCATGCCGAAATGGATTCCGAGGTTGGGCGTAACAGACTACCTACTTTGAAAGACAGACCTCGACTGTTGTATACTGAAGCAACACTACTTGAAATACAACGTCTAGGGAGTATCACTCCTATTGGAGTGCCCAGAGCAGCTACTATTGATACAAAGCTGTATGGCTATGATATAGAACAAGGCACGATGATCATGCCTAATCTGTGGGCAGTTCATCATGACGAGAGAATTTGGAAGGAAGCGGAATCTTTCAAACCAGAGAGATTTATTGATTCGGATGGAAAATTGAATCGTAGGGAAGAGTTGATACCTTTTTCGATTG gAAAACGCAAGTGTTTGGGAGAACAACTGGCTTTGATGGAACTCTTTCTCATCTTTACCCATCTTCTCCATAAATTCTCATTTCGTCTACCAGAAGGAGCTCAACCAAGCCTGGAACCAGAAATGGGTGCGACTCTTGTTCCTCAAGAGTATAAAGTAGTGGCAGTACCACGTTAA